In Chengkuizengella sediminis, one DNA window encodes the following:
- a CDS encoding dihydrofolate reductase: MKKNLSIIFAMDQNRLIGKDNKLPWYLPGDLAFFKKTTLQHPVLMGRKTYESIGRPLPKRKNIILTQNKNYKAEGCIVVNTIEDALGQCNDEENFVIGGSEIYKLLLPYVNKLYVTQIEHVFDGDSYFPEIDEKIWEQTNKVKGIKDEKNPYDYYFITYERIQ, encoded by the coding sequence ATGAAAAAAAATCTATCGATTATTTTTGCTATGGATCAAAATCGATTAATAGGCAAGGATAATAAACTTCCTTGGTATTTGCCAGGTGACTTAGCGTTCTTCAAAAAAACAACATTACAGCATCCCGTGTTAATGGGTAGAAAAACATATGAATCAATCGGAAGACCACTCCCAAAACGCAAAAATATTATATTAACTCAAAATAAAAACTACAAAGCAGAAGGATGTATCGTTGTAAATACGATAGAAGATGCATTAGGCCAGTGTAATGATGAAGAGAACTTTGTCATTGGAGGTTCTGAAATTTATAAGCTTTTACTGCCCTATGTCAATAAGTTATATGTCACCCAAATTGAACATGTTTTTGATGGAGATTCTTACTTTCCTGAAATTGATGAAAAGATATGGGAACAAACAAATAAAGTTAAGGGGATAAAGGATGAAAAAAATCCTTACGACTATTATTTTATTACATATGAACGGATACAATAA
- a CDS encoding prepilin peptidase: protein MTTFIYMYLFILGLVLGSFFNVVGLRVPNKQSIIKPPSHCPHCQHRLGVWDLIPVFSYLFTKGNCRHCGEKVSPIYMFGELLTGFLFVWVYSITGFTGELIIGLLLVCLSVIITISDLKYMIIPNKVLLFFLPFLFIARILFPSQSIWYYVLGFFVGGGILLLLAIISRGGMGMGDVKLFALYGFIIGFDRILLALFVASVIGMIVGFTLIILKKVQRKQPIPFGPYLALGTLIMYGYGDEIIQWYRYFLLHL from the coding sequence ATGACAACATTCATCTACATGTATCTTTTCATCCTAGGTCTCGTACTTGGCTCGTTTTTTAACGTAGTCGGATTACGAGTACCTAACAAACAATCTATCATCAAACCACCATCCCATTGCCCCCATTGTCAGCATCGACTGGGGGTTTGGGATTTAATACCCGTATTCAGTTATTTGTTCACCAAGGGGAATTGCAGACATTGCGGTGAGAAAGTTTCTCCGATTTATATGTTTGGTGAACTGCTAACTGGATTCTTATTTGTATGGGTTTATTCCATCACAGGTTTTACTGGAGAATTAATAATAGGTCTATTACTTGTTTGTTTATCTGTTATTATTACAATTTCTGATTTAAAATATATGATCATTCCGAATAAAGTTTTATTGTTTTTCTTGCCATTTCTTTTCATTGCTAGAATTCTGTTCCCTTCACAGTCGATTTGGTATTATGTTCTTGGTTTTTTTGTTGGCGGGGGGATATTGCTCCTATTAGCCATCATTAGTCGTGGTGGGATGGGAATGGGAGATGTGAAATTATTTGCACTCTATGGATTTATAATTGGATTTGATCGAATTTTACTCGCTTTATTTGTAGCAAGTGTAATTGGAATGATCGTTGGATTTACACTCATCATATTAAAAAAGGTGCAAAGAAAACAACCCATTCCTTTCGGTCCTTATTTGGCTTTAGGCACACTCATTATGTATGGATATGGAGATGAAATTATACAATGGTATCGTTACTTCCTTTTACATCTGTGA
- a CDS encoding type II secretion system F family protein, giving the protein MPQYVYKCKDIHGKRQKGILNAVDKAAAMLELKKRKWIIYSLNDHNPSILTKEIYIGNPVKNTHFIIFCRQFSALTRAGVSIVESVRILSEQTESKPLKKALAEVANSMLKGNSLSQSASEFKKIFPPIFINMIRAGEEAGNMDDTLDRLATFFEKAHYTKEKVKSAMMYPMIVGVISIIVVIYLLNFVVPRFVSVLEDLGAELPLITRIVISLSESMQQDWYFWILGVILLIVGFQWFKRTSFGSHLLDYIKLKMPIFGVLNQKSAIAQMTRTLSSLYASSVPVLQSLSIVERIIDNKVIGKVLLQSQESLRKGMPLSEPLKKSWVFPPLVTQMIAIGEETGSLDDMLSKVADFYEKDVENMVDRLKALIEPLLIVFLTVVVGGVIAAVLLPMFSIYENF; this is encoded by the coding sequence ATGCCTCAATACGTGTATAAATGTAAGGATATTCATGGGAAAAGGCAAAAAGGAATATTAAATGCGGTTGACAAAGCTGCTGCGATGTTGGAACTGAAAAAACGCAAGTGGATCATTTATTCTTTAAATGATCATAACCCTTCAATTTTAACTAAGGAAATTTACATTGGTAATCCTGTGAAAAATACGCACTTTATTATTTTTTGCAGGCAGTTTTCTGCTCTAACTCGAGCTGGAGTATCCATAGTAGAATCGGTTCGCATTCTCAGTGAACAAACGGAAAGTAAACCGTTAAAAAAAGCATTAGCTGAAGTTGCAAATTCCATGTTAAAAGGGAATTCACTTTCACAATCTGCATCCGAGTTTAAAAAGATTTTCCCACCAATATTCATTAATATGATTCGTGCAGGTGAGGAAGCAGGGAATATGGATGATACATTAGATCGACTAGCGACTTTTTTTGAAAAAGCTCATTATACGAAAGAAAAAGTAAAATCTGCCATGATGTACCCGATGATAGTAGGGGTTATATCCATTATTGTTGTCATTTATTTACTGAACTTTGTAGTACCTCGTTTTGTTAGTGTGCTTGAAGATCTTGGGGCTGAACTTCCCTTGATCACTAGGATCGTCATTTCGTTAAGCGAAAGTATGCAACAGGATTGGTATTTTTGGATATTGGGAGTGATCTTGCTTATTGTAGGTTTTCAGTGGTTTAAGAGAACTTCCTTTGGGAGTCATTTACTAGATTATATAAAATTAAAAATGCCTATATTTGGTGTTTTAAATCAAAAAAGTGCCATTGCTCAAATGACGAGAACGTTATCTTCTTTATATGCTAGTTCTGTTCCTGTTTTACAATCTCTTTCTATAGTAGAAAGAATCATAGATAACAAAGTGATAGGGAAAGTATTACTTCAATCTCAGGAATCACTGAGAAAAGGAATGCCTTTATCTGAACCCTTAAAAAAATCTTGGGTTTTTCCTCCTCTAGTAACCCAAATGATAGCTATTGGTGAAGAAACAGGTTCTTTGGATGATATGTTAAGTAAAGTAGCAGATTTTTATGAAAAAGATGTAGAGAATATGGTTGATCGTTTAAAAGCTTTAATAGAACCATTATTAATTGTATTTTTAACAGTTGTAGTTGGAGGCGTAATTGCCGCGGTTTTACTTCCTATGTTTTCGATTTATGAAAACTTTTAG
- the thyA gene encoding thymidylate synthase has protein sequence MRQYLDLLEDILENGIQKEDRTGTGTISVFGRQLRFDLQAGFPLLTTKKCHTRSIIHELLWFLKGDTNIQYLKDNGVSIWDEWADENGDLGPVYGSQWRKWETKDGKFVDQIEQVVNQIKENPDSRRLIVNAWNVGEINNMKLPPCHYAFQFYVADGKLSCMWQQRSVDTFLGLPFNITSYALLTYMVAQQCDLEVGELIFTGGDVHLYSNHLEQAKLQMTREPRELPRLIIKRKPASIFEYKFEDFEITNYDPHPHIKGEVAI, from the coding sequence ATGCGTCAATATTTAGACTTACTAGAAGATATTTTGGAAAATGGGATACAAAAAGAGGATCGTACAGGTACAGGCACTATCTCCGTATTTGGCAGACAGTTACGTTTTGATTTACAAGCGGGTTTTCCTCTATTAACAACAAAAAAATGTCATACACGTTCAATCATCCATGAATTATTGTGGTTTTTAAAAGGAGATACGAATATTCAATATTTAAAGGATAATGGTGTGTCTATTTGGGATGAATGGGCGGATGAGAACGGAGATTTAGGTCCTGTTTACGGTTCTCAATGGAGAAAATGGGAAACGAAGGATGGTAAGTTTGTAGATCAGATAGAACAAGTCGTGAATCAAATTAAAGAAAATCCTGATTCCAGACGTTTGATTGTAAATGCATGGAATGTGGGGGAAATAAACAATATGAAACTGCCACCATGTCACTATGCTTTTCAATTCTATGTAGCAGATGGTAAATTATCATGTATGTGGCAGCAACGTTCGGTAGATACATTTTTAGGTTTGCCTTTTAACATTACTAGTTATGCACTCTTAACTTATATGGTTGCACAACAATGCGATTTGGAAGTAGGAGAGTTAATATTTACGGGTGGAGATGTACATTTATACTCCAATCACTTAGAACAAGCGAAACTGCAAATGACTCGTGAACCTAGAGAATTACCTCGGTTAATCATTAAACGTAAGCCAGCATCTATATTTGAATATAAGTTTGAGGACTTTGAAATTACGAACTATGATCCGCATCCACATATTAAAGGAGAAGTAGCTATTTAA
- the pilM gene encoding type IV pilus biogenesis protein PilM has protein sequence MVSLLPFTSVNTGMTITSEGIRYVQLKAKKIIKIGFLPIEEGLISDDEIVNPDLLLAQLKPWMKQEKLIGKFIHISIPSSQAYIRSMEMPSAKGKVLKQMIQLEIETSIQLPFDNPIYDYVILDQKKEDQKQVLVVAAPLTLVESYVTLFQKAGLRVKSVDLSALSLYRMAKSVKKDVPQNLMLVYLTNDKVEIFLFHQGAPEFSREIIILDLFKDIEQDADHEWKWGEIQTEIYRMLQFFENHIHEGAEKILDVLLIGSYPNKDQLITYLKTFFDEISIDKIDLTESLLNNEIDFSLPYGLALKGMVSK, from the coding sequence ATGGTATCGTTACTTCCTTTTACATCTGTGAATACTGGGATGACAATTACCTCAGAGGGAATTCGTTATGTTCAGTTAAAAGCAAAAAAAATAATAAAAATAGGTTTTCTACCTATTGAAGAAGGGTTAATTTCCGATGATGAGATTGTAAACCCTGATTTGTTGCTTGCACAATTAAAGCCATGGATGAAACAAGAAAAGTTAATAGGGAAATTTATACACATTTCTATTCCTTCATCACAAGCCTATATCCGCAGCATGGAGATGCCTTCTGCAAAAGGGAAGGTTTTAAAACAAATGATTCAATTGGAAATTGAAACGTCGATTCAGCTTCCGTTTGATAACCCAATTTATGATTATGTTATTTTAGATCAGAAAAAAGAAGATCAAAAACAAGTCTTGGTAGTCGCAGCACCTTTAACACTTGTAGAGTCTTATGTCACGTTATTTCAAAAAGCAGGTTTAAGGGTGAAGTCAGTAGATTTATCAGCTTTATCTTTATATCGAATGGCAAAGAGCGTAAAAAAAGATGTTCCTCAAAACTTGATGTTAGTTTATCTGACAAATGATAAAGTTGAAATTTTTCTATTTCACCAGGGAGCACCTGAGTTTTCTAGAGAAATTATAATACTAGATTTATTTAAAGATATTGAACAAGATGCTGACCATGAATGGAAATGGGGCGAAATTCAAACAGAGATTTATAGAATGCTTCAGTTTTTTGAAAATCATATTCATGAGGGCGCGGAAAAAATATTAGATGTACTGTTAATTGGGTCATACCCAAACAAAGATCAGTTGATTACCTATCTAAAAACGTTCTTTGATGAAATTTCCATAGATAAAATTGATCTTACAGAATCTCTATTAAACAATGAAATTGATTTTTCACTTCCATATGGATTAGCTTTAAAAGGGATGGTTAGCAAATGA
- a CDS encoding type IV pilus twitching motility protein PilT, which produces MRDKELEFHKLLKAAFEAGASDLHFSVRSPPMIRVDGVLKPLETLPLKPEQTEDYARSILSDDQYDLFKQKGEIDLSISVPGSSRFRVNVFKQRNSISIAARIVPTTIPSLEELELPSVLTQFAKKNHGLILVTGPTGSGKSTTLAAMIDYINHSDRKHIITLEDPIEYLYAHEKCMIDQREIGTDTMNFASGLRAALRQDPDVLLVGEMRDPETISTAITAAETGHLVLATLHTIDAIQTIDRIIDSFPSKQQTQIRIQLSLVLKGVVSQRLLPHKSGKGRVCATEVLLNTHAVANLIRSEKIHQIKSVMQTNSMLGMHTMEMNLKHLIARNLVHERIAKNYYTEGTGTDASIRV; this is translated from the coding sequence TTGAGGGATAAGGAATTAGAATTTCATAAACTATTGAAGGCTGCATTTGAAGCAGGAGCATCTGATCTCCATTTTTCTGTAAGGTCGCCACCAATGATCAGAGTGGACGGAGTTCTAAAACCACTTGAGACTTTACCTCTAAAACCTGAACAAACGGAGGATTATGCAAGAAGTATATTATCTGATGATCAATACGATCTTTTTAAACAGAAAGGAGAGATTGATTTATCGATAAGTGTACCTGGATCTTCACGTTTTAGGGTGAATGTATTTAAACAGAGAAATTCCATAAGTATTGCAGCAAGAATAGTTCCAACTACAATACCTAGTTTAGAGGAGTTGGAATTACCCTCCGTATTAACACAATTTGCTAAAAAAAATCACGGACTAATTCTAGTGACTGGACCTACAGGAAGCGGGAAATCAACTACTCTAGCGGCAATGATAGACTACATAAATCATTCAGACAGAAAACATATCATAACTTTGGAAGATCCAATTGAATATTTATACGCACATGAAAAATGTATGATTGATCAAAGGGAAATTGGTACAGATACGATGAATTTTGCCTCTGGACTACGTGCTGCATTGAGACAAGATCCAGACGTTTTGTTAGTTGGTGAAATGCGTGATCCCGAAACGATAAGTACTGCGATTACTGCGGCAGAAACAGGGCATTTGGTATTAGCTACTTTACATACGATTGATGCAATTCAAACGATTGACCGGATCATCGATTCTTTTCCAAGCAAACAGCAAACACAGATTCGCATACAACTTTCTTTAGTTCTGAAAGGGGTTGTTTCACAACGATTATTACCTCATAAAAGTGGAAAAGGTAGAGTTTGTGCGACAGAAGTTTTATTAAACACTCATGCAGTTGCAAATCTAATACGCAGTGAAAAGATTCATCAGATTAAAAGTGTAATGCAGACAAACTCGATGCTGGGTATGCATACGATGGAAATGAATTTGAAACATCTCATTGCTAGAAATTTAGTTCATGAAAGAATTGCAAAAAACTATTACACGGAGGGAACTGGAACAGATGCCTCAATACGTGTATAA
- a CDS encoding CAP-associated domain-containing protein yields the protein MLKKMITITMMLTLVLSSIVTGSIVTAAANYTADLITLNTSSSQITFTSNVNTSWADVHYKVNSGIQQNFRMNRSGSTFSHTMNNLRAGDEISYYFTYNNGTPAYNTSWFFDTHVEVTEPTPEPEPTPEPTPEPEPTPVPNSDVEPLVVDDFNRWFQWYRSKNDLGQNIVKNGGIYNLEGNTNLYFFFNGGNAGQSFDQYINQDISAYDTLELVLKGGSGGEQNFINLVLNDGSNSSLSLSNYGQLTTNYSTIQIPLADFNANLSNVKFIRFEGVGNAKIVRIDQMVLKSTGVSPTEPVDPEPEPTDPVEPEPTEPTDPVEPEPTPEPEPTEPTEPVEPEPTPEPEPTEPTEDRYEIQGIAVGDSLDQILENLGSPQREDVSKYGFTWYIYNESYENFLMVGVENDNVVALYTNATNWATPNSLEYGDNKTKVDEIYGDPIEFYLKGNTRFFISESPNEVATYLDEELYLTFFYDIHDQQKIAGVFYINKDTENQLRSYYGNLSLNLTESYARQIFDLANVERVKRGLEPFIHDEIVSRAAFNHSKDMAERNYFNHFSPEGEGPVDRLRNAGILSFSWVSENIAATYNAIYANAGWMNSAGHRTSILGNIERLGTGVYYNLDTQYKVFYTQNFYTPR from the coding sequence ATGTTAAAGAAAATGATTACAATAACTATGATGTTAACTTTAGTATTATCATCTATAGTTACAGGAAGTATCGTAACTGCAGCAGCAAATTATACTGCTGATTTAATAACATTAAATACAAGCTCATCTCAAATCACATTTACTTCTAATGTAAATACAAGCTGGGCTGACGTTCATTACAAAGTAAATTCAGGTATACAGCAAAACTTCAGAATGAATCGAAGTGGGAGTACTTTTTCGCATACCATGAACAATCTAAGAGCAGGCGATGAAATAAGCTATTATTTTACTTACAATAATGGAACACCAGCTTATAATACTTCTTGGTTTTTTGATACACATGTTGAAGTGACAGAACCAACTCCAGAACCTGAGCCTACACCAGAACCAACTCCAGAGCCAGAACCGACTCCGGTACCAAACTCGGATGTAGAGCCATTAGTTGTTGATGACTTTAACCGATGGTTTCAGTGGTACAGAAGTAAAAATGATTTAGGTCAAAACATTGTCAAAAATGGTGGAATTTATAATTTAGAGGGAAATACAAACCTATACTTCTTTTTTAACGGAGGTAATGCTGGACAATCTTTTGATCAATATATTAATCAAGATATCTCAGCATACGATACGTTAGAGTTAGTATTAAAAGGTGGATCAGGTGGGGAGCAGAATTTCATTAATTTAGTCTTAAATGATGGTTCAAATTCTTCTCTATCTTTATCTAATTATGGACAACTAACGACAAACTATAGCACAATACAAATCCCATTAGCAGATTTTAATGCTAATCTTTCCAATGTTAAGTTTATACGTTTTGAAGGCGTAGGGAATGCAAAAATCGTTCGTATTGATCAAATGGTTCTAAAATCTACAGGTGTTTCACCAACGGAGCCGGTTGATCCAGAACCGGAACCAACAGATCCAGTTGAACCAGAGCCGACAGAACCAACGGATCCAGTTGAACCAGAACCAACTCCAGAACCGGAGCCGACAGAACCAACAGAGCCAGTTGAACCAGAACCAACTCCAGAACCAGAGCCGACAGAACCAACTGAAGACCGATATGAAATCCAGGGCATTGCAGTTGGCGACTCTTTAGATCAAATTCTTGAAAACTTGGGATCACCACAGCGGGAAGATGTAAGCAAGTATGGTTTTACATGGTATATTTATAACGAATCCTATGAAAACTTCTTAATGGTTGGTGTAGAAAATGATAATGTAGTTGCCTTATATACGAATGCAACGAACTGGGCAACACCAAATAGTTTAGAATATGGAGATAACAAGACAAAAGTAGATGAAATTTATGGTGACCCGATAGAGTTTTATTTGAAAGGTAATACGAGATTTTTTATAAGTGAATCTCCTAATGAAGTAGCAACGTATTTAGATGAAGAGCTTTATCTTACGTTCTTCTATGATATACATGATCAGCAAAAAATAGCAGGGGTATTTTATATAAATAAGGATACAGAAAACCAACTACGCAGCTATTATGGCAACTTGTCTTTAAATTTAACTGAATCTTATGCCAGACAAATATTTGATCTAGCAAATGTAGAAAGGGTAAAAAGAGGTTTAGAACCATTTATCCACGATGAAATAGTATCAAGGGCTGCTTTTAATCACAGTAAAGATATGGCAGAAAGAAACTATTTTAACCATTTTAGTCCTGAAGGGGAAGGTCCAGTTGATCGTTTGAGAAATGCAGGGATTTTATCCTTTTCTTGGGTTTCTGAAAATATAGCGGCTACGTATAATGCCATATATGCAAATGCGGGTTGGATGAACTCAGCAGGTCATCGTACTAGTATTTTGGGTAATATAGAAAGGTTAGGTACTGGTGTATACTATAATTTGGATACTCAATATAAAGTTTTTTATACCCAAAACTTTTACACTCCTAGGTAA
- a CDS encoding GspE/PulE family protein, translating into MAVTKKRLGDLLVDSGLITNEQLKQSLTEQKKSNLKLGDLLIQQGIITEQQLIQVLEFQLGIPHVTLSTYQIDVNTVNIITEQTAKKYQAIPIRKIGKKLLVAMVDPLDFFSIEDLRLLTGFTIEPALITKDELQSAIASLYGLHDSMNQILQDVEAVGEEIDENEITDKDSPVVRLVNEMIEQAVQLRVSDIHVDPMENRVLIRYRVDGILHTERTLPKNVQGILIARLKIMADLNIAERRMPQDGRIKINVDFKKVDIRVSTLPTIYGEKVVLRILDLSSSIKEIHHLDLNEDNLFNFRNMLQKPHGMILVTGPTGSGKTTTLYSALHHLNKEETNIITIEDPVEYQLEGVNQVQVSAQTGLSFAKGLRSILRQDPNIVMVGEIRDVETTEISIRASLTGHLVFSTIHTNSALSTIIRLREMGVEPYLIASSLIGVVSQRLVRQICSQCKLEVQPSEQEKIYLSEHGFNVNTLFKGKGCGVCNQTGYKGRIGIHEVLLVDDTMRSLILNNASIEDFKTYALTHGMKSIFEDGLQKAFQGISTLQEVIKEVSNE; encoded by the coding sequence ATGGCAGTCACTAAAAAGAGATTAGGAGATCTGTTAGTAGATTCTGGACTGATTACAAATGAACAGCTAAAACAATCTTTAACAGAACAAAAGAAATCAAACCTTAAATTAGGAGATTTATTAATACAACAAGGGATCATAACGGAACAGCAGTTGATTCAAGTGCTGGAGTTCCAATTAGGTATACCTCATGTGACTTTGTCTACATATCAAATCGATGTAAATACAGTGAATATCATTACTGAACAGACAGCCAAAAAGTATCAAGCTATTCCTATTCGAAAAATTGGGAAGAAATTATTAGTTGCGATGGTTGATCCACTAGATTTCTTCTCTATAGAGGATTTAAGACTATTAACTGGATTTACAATTGAACCCGCTTTAATTACGAAAGATGAGCTTCAAAGTGCCATTGCGAGCTTATACGGTTTACATGATTCAATGAATCAGATCCTACAGGACGTCGAAGCTGTCGGAGAAGAAATTGATGAAAATGAAATTACAGATAAAGATTCTCCAGTAGTTCGATTAGTAAATGAAATGATCGAACAAGCCGTTCAGTTAAGAGTGAGTGATATTCATGTTGATCCTATGGAAAATAGAGTTTTGATTCGGTATCGTGTGGATGGAATTTTACATACAGAAAGAACTTTACCTAAAAATGTACAAGGTATTTTAATTGCTAGATTAAAAATTATGGCTGACCTAAACATTGCTGAACGTAGAATGCCTCAGGATGGCCGTATCAAAATAAATGTAGACTTTAAAAAAGTAGATATTCGAGTGTCAACCTTACCAACGATTTATGGTGAGAAAGTTGTTCTTCGAATCTTAGATTTAAGCAGCAGTATAAAAGAAATTCATCATCTAGACCTCAACGAAGATAATTTATTCAACTTTAGAAATATGCTGCAAAAACCTCATGGCATGATATTAGTTACAGGTCCTACAGGTAGTGGTAAAACAACTACACTATATTCAGCTTTACATCATTTAAATAAAGAAGAAACTAACATTATTACGATTGAAGACCCGGTAGAATACCAACTTGAGGGTGTGAATCAGGTACAAGTGAGTGCACAAACTGGATTATCATTTGCAAAAGGATTGCGTTCGATTTTAAGGCAAGATCCCAATATTGTAATGGTTGGTGAAATTCGAGATGTTGAAACAACTGAAATTTCCATTCGTGCTTCTTTAACAGGTCATTTAGTATTTTCAACAATACATACAAACAGTGCTCTTAGTACAATTATTCGATTAAGGGAAATGGGGGTGGAGCCCTATTTAATTGCTTCTTCGCTTATCGGTGTTGTTTCACAACGATTGGTAAGACAAATTTGTTCTCAATGTAAACTAGAAGTTCAACCGTCAGAGCAAGAAAAAATCTATTTAAGTGAACATGGTTTTAATGTGAACACTTTATTTAAAGGCAAAGGCTGTGGGGTCTGTAATCAAACGGGATATAAAGGTAGAATTGGGATTCATGAAGTTTTATTGGTAGATGATACAATGAGAAGTTTAATATTAAACAACGCATCTATAGAAGATTTTAAAACATATGCCTTAACCCATGGGATGAAATCAATTTTTGAAGATGGGTTACAAAAAGCATTTCAAGGAATCAGTACACTTCAAGAAGTCATCAAGGAAGTTTCTAATGAATAA
- a CDS encoding prepilin-type N-terminal cleavage/methylation domain-containing protein: MTQRIQNMFKQEKGLTLIELLAVIVVLGIIAAIAVPSISGLIEGVEEDGRAALAHQIYEAGRLYLIGEESNATTVTLAEMADYIDNIGKDPGSENQIGDTTVVDFTAGTVTVFDNTTPTAVLLYTYNYNTDIVTP; the protein is encoded by the coding sequence ATGACACAAAGAATTCAAAACATGTTTAAACAAGAAAAAGGGTTAACTTTAATTGAGCTACTAGCGGTTATTGTTGTATTAGGAATTATAGCTGCGATTGCAGTCCCTTCCATCAGCGGACTTATCGAGGGTGTAGAAGAGGATGGTAGAGCAGCTTTAGCTCATCAAATTTATGAGGCGGGGAGATTATATTTAATTGGAGAAGAGTCTAATGCTACGACTGTTACACTTGCTGAAATGGCGGATTATATAGATAATATTGGGAAAGATCCTGGATCAGAAAACCAAATTGGAGATACAACAGTTGTTGATTTCACAGCTGGAACTGTAACAGTATTTGATAATACTACCCCTACTGCAGTGTTATTATATACCTATAATTATAATACAGATATAGTTACTCCATAA